The Lentimicrobium sp. L6 nucleotide sequence GAATGATTTTACTATCTTGAAAACTTTTGTAGATGGTAAATTAGTAGCTGAGAATGGTAAGACTTTGATTGAGAGTATCTCTGTTAAACCTATCAATAAGTTTCATGTAAATGAGATTAAGCCCGAAGATTTGTATATATCCAATACAGGGAATACAATAAAGGTTATGCAAGCTATGGATGGAGAATTAATTACTAATAAAATAGAATATACTCCTCCAAAAGAATCTTCAGGAATTATTAGTGATACCAAAGCCGATGTGCTCAAAATAATGGTACTAAATCGTTATCAAAAATCGAAACCTGCCATTGGGTTTATTCAAGGTTTTGGGTTTACAAGAGGAGCGATAGCATCGAGTGTGGCCCACGATAGTCATAATATTGTAGCCATCGGAATTACTGATGAGGAAATGGTAAAAGCAGTAAATTTAGTAAATGAGTCGGAAGGTGGAGTGAGCTGGGTAGATGGAGATCGAACAGCAGTTTTGGAGCTTCCCGTTGCAGGTATTATGTCACATATGGATGGATATCAGGTAGCTGAAAAATATGAACAATTGGATCAATTGGCTAAATCTCTCGGAACGAAGCTAAATGCACCATATATGACTCTGTCTTTTATGGCTTTGTTGGTGATTCCAGAATTAAAACTCTCCGACAAAGGACTGTTTGATGGAAGTACATTTAGTTTAACAACTTTGGAGGTTTAATACATTTTTCCTGGCTTATCACTTTATTAGAATGGTTATAAACTAGACACTGTGAATTTGGTATTGAAATGCTTTTATTAAATTTGCGGCCTCATAAATGTTAAATGCCGCATGAATAAAATTGATTTTGATTTAGAACATCTTGAGAAAGCAGCCGCTAGGTTAAAAGCGATGGCTCACCCTGTTCGTATTGCTATTATTGAAATGTTAGATGAAAATGGTCCTTTGTGCGTAAGCGAAGTTTTTTGTAAATTAGATATCGAACAAGCCAGCGCATCTCATCACCTAAATATTTTAAAGAATAGAAATATCTTAAAATCAGAAAGAACCGGTAAACACATTATTTATAGTTTAAATAATGAAATTATTGGAGAGATGGTTCAATGTTTGAATCGTTGTCATTAAATGGATTTTTTTTTTCTTATCATTTAACTTTTAATTGACTTTTCCAAGCTATTTAATGATGATAAAGTTAAAACAATGAAATATCAATATAAAATAATAGGGTTACCCATTTAAGTCTCGTGTAATTTAATCGAAGCGTAAGC carries:
- a CDS encoding helix-turn-helix transcriptional regulator; the encoded protein is MNKIDFDLEHLEKAAARLKAMAHPVRIAIIEMLDENGPLCVSEVFCKLDIEQASASHHLNILKNRNILKSERTGKHIIYSLNNEIIGEMVQCLNRCH